CGAAGCCGGCGATCTCGGCACCCTCCCCCTCCCCGGCGAGGGCGACGTGACCGAACAGCGCCGGGGACTCCCCGAACAGCGCGGCGTGCAGCTGCTCGGCGGTCATCCCGGCCTCGTGCTCGGACTCCTCGTAGGCGGCGAGCTCGCGGACCAGCCGCAGCACCGTCGGGACGTCGTCGGGGCGGACCCGGCGCACGCTCAGGACAGCACCTCCTTGATCCGTGCCGGGACCAGCCGGCCCAGCGGGGTCAGCACCGGCATCACCAGCGGGGAGAACAGGTAGCTGTAGGCGACCACGAGGCAGGTGACGGTCGGGACGGTGAGCAGGCCGACGACGACCAGGACGACGGCGACGACCAGTCCGTAGGGCTTGCCGCTCTTCGGGCTGACCAGGGACCGGAACGAGCGGTAGCGGACGTTGCTGATCATCAGCAGCCCGGGCACGACGACCACCAGCAGCACCCACAGCCGGTCGCGGCCCTGCATCAGGTCGGCGAACGCGAACACGCTGGCCAGCACCACCCCGGCCGCGCCGGGGCTGGGCAGGCCGGTGAAGAACCGCTTGTCCGCCGTCGGGTCGATCGTGGTGTTGAAGCGGGCGAGCCGGATGGCGGCGCAGGCCACCCAGAGGAAGCAGACCACCCAGCCGAGGGCGTCGAGGGAGTCCCGGCCGTCGGAGAACAGGGCGAAGGCCAGCAGGGCCGGGGCCAGGCCGAAGGAGACCAGGTCGGCCAGCGAGTCGAACTGCAGGCCGAAGGGTGAGACGGCGCCGACGAGCCGGGCGACCGCACCGTCGGCGATGTCGAAGACGACCGAGAGCGCGATCAGCAGGCAGGCCAGCCGGTACTCGCCGCGGAAGGCGACCAGGATGGCGCCGAAGCCGCACATCATGTTGGCCAGCGTGAACAGGCTGGGCAGCCACGAGCGAGCCCGCCGCCGGCCGCCGCGCACCGAACCACGGACGAACTCGACGGTGGTGGTGCGCCTCCCGGGCATCCGCCGGCTCCTCAGCTGGGGGAGGACCAGCGGGCGATGACGGTCTCGCCGCCCCGCACCCGCTGCCCCTTCGTGACGGTGACGGTGCACTCGGGCGGCAGGAAGACGTCCATCCGGGACCCGAACTTCATCAGCCCGATCCGGTCGCCGGTGGCGACCTCCTGCCCGGGCACCACGCGGGTGACGATCCGCCGGGCGAGCACGCCGACGATCTGCCGGAAGACGACCGTGCGGTCGCCGTCGCGGACCCACAGCTCGCTGCGCTCGTTGCGGTGCGCGCTCTCCGCGCGGTAGGCGGCCAGGAAGCTGCCCGGGGTGTACGTGGAGGAGGTGACCCGGCCGCCGTAGGGCGCGCGGTTCACGTGCACGTCGACGACGGACAGGAAGACGCTGACCTGCTGCCAGTCGCCCTCGGGCGCCACGCCCGGCTGCGCCTCACCGGCGACCATGACGACGCCGTCGGCCGGGGAGAGCACGTCGTCGGGGGAGGGCGGGACCGAGTCGCACTGCCGGTCGGGGTCACGGAAGAACAGGGCCATGTACGCCGACAGGGCGAGGAGGGGCCACGCCAGAAGGCGGGCCCCACGGAGACCGCTGCCCCGCCCCAGGGCGGTGGACACCGCCGCAGAGGCCAGGGGAACGGCGAGGAAGGGCCAGCCGGCCCGGTCGATGCGCATCGCAGACCGAGGTTACCGGGACCGGGACCGAACGCCTGCCGACGGCGGTGTCGCGGCGGGCGGCCTCACCGGGAGGCGAGCCGTGGGCTGGCCCCGGTGCGGCTGTCGCGCTCGCGCGGCGGGCCGCCGTACCAGTCGAGGCAGACGACGGAGGCGTCGTCCCGCAGGACGCCACCGGTGGCGCGCAGCACCGCCTGCCCGAGCTCGTGCACGACCTCCCGGGGGTGCATCGAGGCCGTGGCGGCCAGCGCCGCTGCGACGTCGAGGGAGGCGGCGTTGCGCTCCTGCATCCCGTCGGTCACGAAGACGACGCGGTCGCCGGGCTCCAGCGGGAAGCGCTGCAGGCGGTACCCGGTGCCGGCCTCGACGCCGAACGGGAGGTCGATGGCCAGCTCGACCTCCTCCACCCGGCCGTCGCGGAGCCGCAGCGGGAAGGGGTGGCCGGCGTTCACGATCTGCGCCTCGAGGGTGTGCAGGTCCACGCGCATGACCTGGCCGGTGACGAACTCCCCGGCCGCCGAGTGCGTGGCGACGGCGTCGTTGGCGTTGCGCGTCTGGTCATCGAGGCCCAGCCCGCGGCGCCGCTCGTTGCGCAGGCTGCCCACCAGCAGCGTGGCCAGCAGGGCGGCGCCGACCTCGTGCCCGACCGCGTCGGTGATCGAGACCTGGAGCGAGTCCCGGTCCAGTGCGTAGTCGAAGGTGTCCCCGCCCACGGTCGCGGCCGGCTCCAGCCACCCGGCGAGGGTGAACTGCCCGGCCTCGCAGGTGAAGGCGCTGGGCAGCAACCGGCGCTGGATCTCCGCGGCCAGCGAGAAGGGCGTGGTGCGCTGGCCCCACTCGAAGAGGTCGGTGTGCCGCCGGTTGGCGATGATCACGTAGGCGAGGGCGTGGCCGGCCGCGGCGATGTCGGCCAGCTGCTGTTCGTCGGGCGGCTCGGGCAGCACCAGCTCCAGCACGCCGAGGGCGTCGCCCCGGTCGGTGACCGGGACGATCACGCAGGTCCCGTCGTCGCTGCGCTGCACCACCGCCTGCTGGGTGCGCAGGACCTCTTCGTGGACCGTGCCCTCCAGCCGGAGGGTCTCCGCGTGCTCGACGCCCTGGACGCGGGCACCGTCCGGCGCGCGGGTCGCCGTCCCGAGGCGGACCAGGGCGTGCCCGCTGAAGTCCGCGATCAGGAAGGACACCTCGGTCGCGCCGGACAGGGTGGCCAGCTCGTCGGCGACGGCGGTCACGGCGTCGATCGGCGCGGCTGCCTCCACGCGTTCGAGCAGGGCGCGCAGGTCGAAGTAGGACGTCACGGGTGCGCTGGTCTCCTGGGTAGGGGGAGCTGCCACCCAGGACCGGCGGCAGGTACGACACTGCCGGGCCACCCTCGCGGATGACCCGGCAGTACGGCCCCGTCCGCTGGACGGGGACCTCGGTCAGGCAGCGGCCTTGGTCTCCCAGAAGATCTTGTCGATCTCGGCGATGTAGTCGAGCAGCTTCTGGCCCTCGGCGGGGTCCATGCTGCCCTTGCCGCCGGCGGCGCCGGCCTGCTTGGTCGCCTTGTTGAACAGCTCGTGCAGCTGCGGGTACTTCTCGAAGTGCGGGGGCTTGAAGTAGTCGGTCCACAGCACCCACAGGTGGTGCTTGACCAGCTCGGCCCGCTGCTCCTTGATCAGGATGGCGCGGGTCCGGAAGACCGGGTCCTCGTTGCCCTGGTACTTCTCCTGGATGGCCTTGACCGACTCCGCCTCGATGCGGGCCTGGGCCGGGTCGTAGACGCCGCAGGGGAGGTCGCAGTGTGCGGTGGCCTCCACGGCGGAGAACATGCGGAACAGACGCATGGGTGTGCCTCCGGGTTCGTGGGGATGGGTCTTCTGCGACCCTACCCGCGGTGATCACCGAGAACACGTCGAGCAGCGACGGCCCGGGCGGCGTCCCCGGGCTGCCGACCCGTTGGGTGCTGGCCCGGGTCGCCGGGCCGTCGATGTCGCCGACCGTGCGGCACGGGGACCGGCTGCTGGTCCGCCGGCTGCCGCCCGGGGCGGTGGTGCCGGCCGGCACGGTCGTGCTCGCCCGGTTCCCCGCGCGGCCGGAGCTGCTGGTGGTCAAGCGGGTCCGCCGCGCCGTGCCCGGCGGGCACTGGGTGGAGGGGGACAACCCGCTGGTCACCGACGACTCCCGGGCCTTCGGGACGGCGGTCGTCGTCGGCCGGGTGGTGGCCCGGCTGCGGCCGCGCCCGGGGCGGCTGCCGGCTCCGCCGCCGGTCTGACCCGGTGGTGGGCGGGCCCGGTCAGCCCAGCCGGTCCAGCAGCGGGTCGACCAGGTCCCGCGCCCCGGTGTTGACGTAGAGCAGGACGACGGTCGCCACCAGGAACAGCGGCACCAGCACCGCCTTCTCCACGACCGCGCCGGTGCGCAGGTGCACCGGCGCGAGCCGGCTGCGCCGGGCCAGCCAGAAGACCGGGACCGGCACGCCCTCCTTGGTCAGCCAGTCGCCGGCGATGTGGGTCAGGGTCCCGAGGGCGACGGCCAGCGGGAGCCACTGGGGGGCCGGGCTGTGGGCCAGCAGCAGCCACGCGCCGCCCCAGGAGAGGACGAGGTTGCCGATCACGGTGTTCTCCGCGCGGCCGGGGATGACGACGTGCAGCGCCCGCAGGGCCAGCCCGATCGCCAGCGCCAGCAGCAGCAGGCTCGACCAGCGGTGCCAGGTCGCCGCGGTGGCCAGCAGCCCGAAGGCCAGCGGGCCGAGGACGGCGTCGTGGGTGCCCCAGCGGTGGCCGCGGGCGATCGTGTTGACGACGCCGGAGGGCAGGTCGGTGAGCGGGCCCCACATCCCGGAGATGGTCGAACCGCGCTGGTCGAGGTCCGGGAGCATGGCGAAGCCGCCGACGGCGGAGACCCAGGCGACCTGGGCGACCGTGCCGTGCACCGGGACCCAGGGGAGGGTCGCGGCGCCGGCGGCCAGACCGGACAGGGCGTGGGAGTGACCGAGCACCTACTCAGCGTGCCGTCCGCCGGTCCCGGGGCGCTGGAGGCGCGCGGGACCCCCCGCCGCGGTCCGGCCGCACGGGTCCCGGGGGCCGTGCGCCGTCAGCCCAGCGGCGGGGCCGGGACGGCCCTACTCGTCGTCGTCGACGTCGTCCGTGCCGCCCCGGGCCAGCCAGGTGGCCAGCCGCTCGACCGGCACCTCGAAGTCGGGGTGCTGGTCGACGAAGGCCTGGAGCTGGTCGGCCAGCCAGGAGAGCGAGACCTCCTCCTCGCCCCGCCGGCCGGCCAGCTCCTCGATGCCGCGATCGGTGAAGTACATCGTGCTGCCCCGCCCCGCCGGGCTCAGTCGGCGAAGGCCCGGGCGACCAGCTGGCGCTGCTCGACCTCGTGCACCTTGGCCGAGCCCACGGCCGGGCTCGCCGAGGCCTTCCGGGACACCCGGCGCAGCGTGCGTCCGGCCGGCAGGTGTTCGGGCAGGTTGACGGCCATGAACTGGGCGGCGCCCATGTTGGCCGGCTCCTCCTGCACCCACACGACGTCGGTCGCGTCCGGGTAGGCCGCCAGCGCCTCGGCGATCTCCTCGGCCGGCAGCGGGTAGAGCTGCTCGACCCGCAGGATCGCGGTGTCGGCGGTCCCCTCGTTCTCCCGCTGGGCGAACAGCTCGTAGCTGATCTTCCCGCTGCACAGCAGGACGCGGCGCACCGCGGAGCCGTCCAGGGGCTCCCCGCCCACACCCGGGTCCGGCAGCACCGGACGGAAGTGCTCCTCGGTGAAGTCGCTCACCGAGCTGACCGCGGCCTTCGCCCGCAGCAGCGACTTGGGCGTGAACACCACCAGCGGGCGGTGCACCTCCGACAGCGCCTGGCGGCGCAGCAGGTGGAAGTAGTTCGCCGGCGTCGAGCAGTTGGCGACCGTCATGTTGTTCTCGGCCGACAGCTGCAGGAAGCGCTCGATCCGGCCGCTGGAGTGGTCGGGGCCCTGGCCCTCCAGCCCGTGCGGCAGCAGCAGGACGACGCCGGAGCGCTGCCCCCACTTCGCCTCACCGGAGCTGATGAACTCGTCGATGACCATCTGGGCGCCGTCGACGAAGTCGCCGAACTGGGCCTCCCAGAGCACCAGCGCCTTGGGGTTGGCCACCGAGTAGCCGTACTCGAAGCCGAGCGCGGCGTACTCCGACAGCAGCGAGTCGTAGACGAAGAACTTCGCCTGCTCCTCGGTGAGGTGCAGCAGCGGCGTGTGCTCCTCGGCGGTCTCCCGGTCGATGAGCACCGAGTGCCGCTGGACGAACGTGCCGCGGCGGGAGTCCTGCCCGGCCAGCCGGACGGGCACGCCCTGCATGAGCAGCGACCCGAAGGCCAGCAGCTCGCCCATCGCCCAGTCGATGCCGCCCTCGCTGGCCATCGCCGCCCGGCGCTCCAGCATCCGCTGCAGCTTGGGGTGCACGGTGAAGTCGGTCGGCAGGGCCACGTGGGCGTCGCCGATCGCCTTGAGCACCTCGGGGGTGATCGCCGTGTCGACCGTGGCCTCCTGCGGCGAGCGCGGGTCCATGACCGGCTCCGGCGTGGAGGAGTCGCGGGCGTCGTGCGTCTCGGCGAAGGCCCGCTCGAGCTGCCCGCGGTAGTCTTTCAGCGCCTCTTCCGCGTCGGCCAGCGTGATGTCGCCGCGGCCGACGAGCGCCTCGGTGTACAGCTTCCGGACCGAGCGCTTGCGGTCGATGATGTCGTACATCAGCGGCTGGGTCATCGACGGGTCGTCGCCCTCGTTGTGCCCGCGGCGGCGGTAGCAGACCAGGTCGACGACGACGTCCTTCTTGAACTCCTGCCGGTAGTCGACGGCCAGCTTGGCCACCCGGACACACGCCTCGGGGTCGTCCCCGTTCACGTGGAAGACCGGGGCGCCGATCATCCGGGCCACGTCGGTGGAGTACAGGGTCGAGCGGGACTGGGCCGGGCTGGTGGTGAAGCCGACCTGGTTGTTGATGACCACGTGCACGGTGCCGCCGGTGCGGTAGCCACGCAGCTGGGAGAGGTTCAGCGTCTCCTGGACGACGCCCTGACCGGCGAACGCCGCGTCGCCGTGCAGCAGCACGGGCAGCACGGTGAAGCCGCCCTCGCCCTTGTCGATCATGTCCTGCTTGGCCCGCACGATGCCCTCGAGCACCGGGTTGACCGTCTCCAGGTGGCTCGGGTTGCTGGCCAGCGACACCGCGACCTGGCGGCCCTCGTGCTCGAAGCATCCCTCGGCCCCGAGGTGGTACTTCACGTCGCCGGAGCCCTGCACGGTGCCGGGGTCGATGTTGCCCTCGAACTCACCGAAGATCTTGGCGTAGCTCTTGCCGAGCACGTTGGCCAGCACGTTCAGCCGGCCGCGGTGGGCCATGCCGATCGCGACCTCCTCGATGCCGTGTTCGGAGGAGCTGACCAGCACCTCGTCCAGCAGCGGGATGACCGACTCGCCGCCCTCGAGGCTGAACCGCTTCTGGCCGACGTACTTCGTCTGCAGGAAGGTCTCGAACGCCTCGGCGGCGTTGAGCCGACCCAGCACGCGCTTCTGCTTGTCCCGGCTGGGCTGGTCGTGCTTGACCTCGATCCGCTCCTGGAGCCAGCGGCGCTCCTCGGGGTCGGTGATGTGCATGTACTCCACGCCGACGGTGCGGCAGTAGGAGTTGCGCAGCACGCCGAGGATGTCGCGGAGCAGCATCGTGCGCTCGCCGGCGAAGCCGCCCACCGGGAACTCCCGGTCGAGGTCCCACAGGGTCAGCCCGTGCTGGACGATGTCCAGGTCCGGGTGGGTGCGGACCTTGAACTCGAGCGGGTCGGTGTCGGCCATGAGGTGGCCGTTGCGCCGGTAGGCCTCGATGACCTCGATGACCCGGGCTTCCTTGTCGA
The Modestobacter marinus DNA segment above includes these coding regions:
- a CDS encoding S26 family signal peptidase, producing the protein MITENTSSSDGPGGVPGLPTRWVLARVAGPSMSPTVRHGDRLLVRRLPPGAVVPAGTVVLARFPARPELLVVKRVRRAVPGGHWVEGDNPLVTDDSRAFGTAVVVGRVVARLRPRPGRLPAPPPV
- a CDS encoding phosphatidylserine decarboxylase, producing MRIDRAGWPFLAVPLASAAVSTALGRGSGLRGARLLAWPLLALSAYMALFFRDPDRQCDSVPPSPDDVLSPADGVVMVAGEAQPGVAPEGDWQQVSVFLSVVDVHVNRAPYGGRVTSSTYTPGSFLAAYRAESAHRNERSELWVRDGDRTVVFRQIVGVLARRIVTRVVPGQEVATGDRIGLMKFGSRMDVFLPPECTVTVTKGQRVRGGETVIARWSSPS
- the sodN gene encoding superoxide dismutase, Ni, with the protein product MRLFRMFSAVEATAHCDLPCGVYDPAQARIEAESVKAIQEKYQGNEDPVFRTRAILIKEQRAELVKHHLWVLWTDYFKPPHFEKYPQLHELFNKATKQAGAAGGKGSMDPAEGQKLLDYIAEIDKIFWETKAAA
- a CDS encoding metal-dependent hydrolase, yielding MLGHSHALSGLAAGAATLPWVPVHGTVAQVAWVSAVGGFAMLPDLDQRGSTISGMWGPLTDLPSGVVNTIARGHRWGTHDAVLGPLAFGLLATAATWHRWSSLLLLALAIGLALRALHVVIPGRAENTVIGNLVLSWGGAWLLLAHSPAPQWLPLAVALGTLTHIAGDWLTKEGVPVPVFWLARRSRLAPVHLRTGAVVEKAVLVPLFLVATVVLLYVNTGARDLVDPLLDRLG
- the pssA gene encoding CDP-diacylglycerol--serine O-phosphatidyltransferase — translated: MPGRRTTTVEFVRGSVRGGRRRARSWLPSLFTLANMMCGFGAILVAFRGEYRLACLLIALSVVFDIADGAVARLVGAVSPFGLQFDSLADLVSFGLAPALLAFALFSDGRDSLDALGWVVCFLWVACAAIRLARFNTTIDPTADKRFFTGLPSPGAAGVVLASVFAFADLMQGRDRLWVLLVVVVPGLLMISNVRYRSFRSLVSPKSGKPYGLVVAVVLVVVGLLTVPTVTCLVVAYSYLFSPLVMPVLTPLGRLVPARIKEVLS
- a CDS encoding DUF6104 family protein; its protein translation is MYFTDRGIEELAGRRGEEEVSLSWLADQLQAFVDQHPDFEVPVERLATWLARGGTDDVDDDE
- a CDS encoding multifunctional oxoglutarate decarboxylase/oxoglutarate dehydrogenase thiamine pyrophosphate-binding subunit/dihydrolipoyllysine-residue succinyltransferase subunit, with product MSSSQPSTAHSANPVAGFGTNEWLVEEMYQQYLADPGSVDQAWHDFFADYRPGSPVADGQDRTSEPAEPEAGQAGSAPSATTYASPAPSREVAPQMSQSGPAAPKPAPASTTPAEKAPAEKGSSDEGADGKGADGKAAAPASNAAQGDARSEGTVVARAAERASQQKPAAPAKPVAKPGAGRAADDQDGGGPKRTPLRGAAASVVKNMNASLTVPTATSVRAVPAKLMVDNRIVINNHLARARGGKISFTHLIGYALVRALDEFPNMNSAFAEVDGKPTHVQPEHVNFGLAIDLPKPDGTRSLVVASIKAAEEMDFAAFWGAYEDIIRRARAGKLTMEDFSGTTISLTNPGTIGTNHSVPRLTTNQGTIVGVGAMDYPAEFQGMSPEALAEMAVSKIITLTSTYDHRVIQGAESGDFLRRMHQLLLGQDGFYDDVFRSLRIPYEPVRWVPDKRVSHEGQIDKEARVIEVIEAYRRNGHLMADTDPLEFKVRTHPDLDIVQHGLTLWDLDREFPVGGFAGERTMLLRDILGVLRNSYCRTVGVEYMHITDPEERRWLQERIEVKHDQPSRDKQKRVLGRLNAAEAFETFLQTKYVGQKRFSLEGGESVIPLLDEVLVSSSEHGIEEVAIGMAHRGRLNVLANVLGKSYAKIFGEFEGNIDPGTVQGSGDVKYHLGAEGCFEHEGRQVAVSLASNPSHLETVNPVLEGIVRAKQDMIDKGEGGFTVLPVLLHGDAAFAGQGVVQETLNLSQLRGYRTGGTVHVVINNQVGFTTSPAQSRSTLYSTDVARMIGAPVFHVNGDDPEACVRVAKLAVDYRQEFKKDVVVDLVCYRRRGHNEGDDPSMTQPLMYDIIDRKRSVRKLYTEALVGRGDITLADAEEALKDYRGQLERAFAETHDARDSSTPEPVMDPRSPQEATVDTAITPEVLKAIGDAHVALPTDFTVHPKLQRMLERRAAMASEGGIDWAMGELLAFGSLLMQGVPVRLAGQDSRRGTFVQRHSVLIDRETAEEHTPLLHLTEEQAKFFVYDSLLSEYAALGFEYGYSVANPKALVLWEAQFGDFVDGAQMVIDEFISSGEAKWGQRSGVVLLLPHGLEGQGPDHSSGRIERFLQLSAENNMTVANCSTPANYFHLLRRQALSEVHRPLVVFTPKSLLRAKAAVSSVSDFTEEHFRPVLPDPGVGGEPLDGSAVRRVLLCSGKISYELFAQRENEGTADTAILRVEQLYPLPAEEIAEALAAYPDATDVVWVQEEPANMGAAQFMAVNLPEHLPAGRTLRRVSRKASASPAVGSAKVHEVEQRQLVARAFAD
- a CDS encoding PP2C family protein-serine/threonine phosphatase; this translates as MTSYFDLRALLERVEAAAPIDAVTAVADELATLSGATEVSFLIADFSGHALVRLGTATRAPDGARVQGVEHAETLRLEGTVHEEVLRTQQAVVQRSDDGTCVIVPVTDRGDALGVLELVLPEPPDEQQLADIAAAGHALAYVIIANRRHTDLFEWGQRTTPFSLAAEIQRRLLPSAFTCEAGQFTLAGWLEPAATVGGDTFDYALDRDSLQVSITDAVGHEVGAALLATLLVGSLRNERRRGLGLDDQTRNANDAVATHSAAGEFVTGQVMRVDLHTLEAQIVNAGHPFPLRLRDGRVEEVELAIDLPFGVEAGTGYRLQRFPLEPGDRVVFVTDGMQERNAASLDVAAALAATASMHPREVVHELGQAVLRATGGVLRDDASVVCLDWYGGPPRERDSRTGASPRLASR